CTCCAGCCTTCATAGCTTCGTTCTTGATATCGGAATGAAGAGTGCGGAGAACGCTAAGAGTTTCTGCATCATGAGCCTTCATAGAGGCCTTGATGTCATCCAAAATGCGGGTAAGAAGTTCACTTGCCATATTTTACCTTTTTCTAGAAACACCTAATGAGCCATCAACCACTGGTTGACGACTCACAGATTGAACAGTCTAGCAAATTCGCTATAGAAATTCGCTCAAAACTGAAGCTTCACTAAATCTAAGCCGATAAATCGGCAAAGGAATTAGTAGAGACGCTTGCGGTTCTGGTCAGCGATTTCCTTGAGACGCTTGCGACGAGCTGCAGTTTCGATGCGCTTCTTTTCTTCAGAAGGCTTTTCGAAGCGCTGACGCTTCTTGACATCGGAAATGATGCCGTTCTTTTCGCAAGACTTGGTGAAACGCTTGAGAGCGCGTTCAAAAGGTTCGTTGGACTTAACAATAACGCCGATCACGATAATCCTTTGGTTAAGTTAAAAATCAAATTTGGATAGCCAAATATATCTATTCCCGCCAAATCCGTCAAGGGGTCAAAAAAAACGCTCATTTTATTTACTTTAACTTGCGGGACATCAAAGACTTATGTATATTTGGGACAGTATAAAAAAATTATACATTTTTGATATTTCAACATATTGGGAGACTTGGATGAAATCCTTTTCCGCACTCTCTTTAAGCACAATCGCATTGGCATGCTCCGTTTTCGTAGCTTGCAATGGCGAAGATG
This portion of the Fibrobacter sp. genome encodes:
- the rpsU gene encoding 30S ribosomal protein S21, with the protein product MIGVIVKSNEPFERALKRFTKSCEKNGIISDVKKRQRFEKPSEEKKRIETAARRKRLKEIADQNRKRLY